The following proteins come from a genomic window of Henningerozyma blattae CBS 6284 chromosome 4, complete genome:
- the LST8 gene encoding TOR complex subunit LST8 (similar to Saccharomyces cerevisiae LST8 (YNL006W); ancestral locus Anc_1.399) — protein MSVILVSAGYDHTIRFWEALTGVCSRTIQHPESQVNRLEISSDKTLLAAAANQSVRLYDLQSANPTPLACLDGHGGNVTAVAFQRERQWIATASEDGAVRVWDVRSPPTQPRIYLHGSSGSSSSTSGNSSSASSVGTGAAPVNDVAIHPNQAELVSCDRSGTLRVWDLAGGRSTHQLVPEDDIPLQSLSLSPDGSTLVAANTKGNCYVWDMPNRTDASSLKPLSVFKAHNTYITRALLSSDGKHIATCSADHTAKIWSIDNESVNLEITLDGHQRWVWDCAFSADSAYLVTASSDHYVRLWDLSTKEIVRQYGGHQKGVICVALNDI, from the coding sequence atgtCCGTTATACTAGTATCTGCAGGTTATGACCACACAATCAGATTTTGGGAAGCTCTAACAGGGGTTTGCTCAAGAACTATACAACATCCAGAATCTCAAGTAAACAGATTAGAGATTAGTAGCGATAAAACACTTCTAGCTGCAGCAGCAAACCAAAGCGTTCGGTTATATGATCTTCAGAGTGCAAACCCAACACCATTGGCTTGCTTAGATGGCCATGGCGGAAATGTAACAGCTGTTGCATTTCAAAGAGAGAGACAATGGATAGCCACGGCTAGTGAAGACGGTGCTGTTAGAGTCTGGGATGTTAGATCTCCACCAACTCAGCCAAGGATATACCTACACGGATCTTCAGGATCTTCATCTTCCACTTCAGGCAATTCATCAAGTGCTTCGTCTGTAGGTACAGGTGCAGCACCAGTTAATGACGTAGCTATTCATCCAAACCAAGCCGAACTTGTATCCTGTGATCGTTCAGGTACTTTAAGGGTTTGGGATTTAGCTGGTGGTCGTTCAACACATCAATTGGTACCTGAAGACGATATACCGTTACAATCTTTATCATTGTCACCCGATGGATCAACTCTTGTTGCTGCAAACACAAAAGGTAACTGTTATGTTTGGGATATGCCTAATAGAACAGATGCTTCAAGTTTGAAACCTTTAAGTGTTTTTAAAGCCCACAATACTTACATTACAAGAGCTTTGTTATCGTCCGACGGGAAACACATTGCAACCTGCTCAGCTGATCATACGGCCAAGATTTGGTCAATCGATAATGAAAGTgtaaatttagaaataacTCTCGATGGTCATCAACGATGGGTCTGGGACTGTGCATTCAGTGCAGACAGTGCATATTTAGTCACAGCTTCGTCGGATCATTATGTTAGATTATGGGATTTATCAACCAAGGAAATTGTGAGACAATATGGTGGCCACCAGAAAGGTGTTATCTGTGTAGcattaaatgatatttaa
- the RBP95 gene encoding RNA-binding ribosome assembly factor RBP95 (similar to Saccharomyces cerevisiae YCR016W; ancestral locus Anc_1.431), whose translation MPSHVPAWKKIAIKKSQANSETNDGKKDNLIDNDPLNVTTHLASGSLTRKEKKRILRGEPESSSKRKKVPKTSKPIKKEKLSKEERQSNKSKVLRDQLRYLIEFFLEKIDTQLPEELLNLENVKFYYGDIDSKNLKKDNEDDTEKVIDVWKFSKQKQNWLIKHFLVLDEISEEYDSLLISYFKDLKGGSKMELYKKSLKICQSWNDYTKDQQRKIEEMINNSDKESNEKDSGKEEPTDDKNATDKTEQEKEETKEEELPMPNKYLVHRCKKLIDEWVSQDESGEIKAFDLNNFKLD comes from the coding sequence ATGCCTAGTCACGTCCCTGCTTGGAAGAAAATTGCTATCAAAAAATCTCAGGCCAATTCCGAAACTAATGATGGCAAAAAGGacaatttaattgataatgatcCATTAAATGTTACAACACATTTGGCATCTGGTTCATTGACCAGAAAGGAAAAGAAGAGAATACTGCGTGGTGAACCAGAATCAAGttctaaaagaaaaaaagtacCAAAAACAAGCAAGCCAATTAAGaaggaaaaattatcaaaagaagaaagacAGTCGAATAAAAGCAAAGTTCTAAGAGACCAATTAAGATATCTTATTGAATTCTTtctagaaaaaattgacaCACAATTACCAGAAGAACTgttaaatttagaaaatgttaaattttACTATGGTGATATAGATAGcaaaaatttgaagaaagataatgaagatgatactGAAAAAGTTATTGATGtttggaaattttcaaaacaaaAGCAAAACTGGTTAATAAAGCATTTTTTAGTTTTGGATGAAATATCTGAAGAATACGACAGTTTActaatttcatattttaaagatttaaaaggTGGATCAAAAATGGAGTTATATaagaaatctttaaaaatctGTCAATCATGGAATGATTATACAAAAGACCAGCAAAGAAAGATAGAAGaaatgattaataattctgatAAAGAAAGCAACGAAAAGGATTCTGGAAAAGAAGAACCAACCGATGACAAGAATGCTACAGATAAAACCGAACAAGAAAAGGAAGAAactaaagaagaagaattaccGATgccaaataaatatcttgtACATAGATGCAAGAAGCTAATTGATGAATGGGTCTCCCAGGATGAATCGGGTGAGATTAAGGCTTTTGAcctaaataattttaagtTGGATTAA
- the TBLA0D04860 gene encoding uncharacterized protein (similar to Saccharomyces cerevisiae YCL012C; ancestral locus Anc_1.407) encodes MINISHSHFVLTFILIAIFGYLLYRNKEKIAYTARETLYRLRRGTVGSISLNDSFHEDLESGLSSRNFDIISKNTDDGRSGLDDESKKEIKKIMEEENLTFDKARLLFTERKFNANGIAADGTPLDPKAVIFG; translated from the exons ATGATTAACATTTCTCATTCTCATTTTGTCTTAACTTTTATTCTGATAGCTATATTTGGATATTTACTATATCGTAATAAGGAGAAAATTG CTTACACGGCTAGAGAAACACTTTACAGGCTTAGAAGGGGCACTGTAGGATCTATTTCATTAAACGATTCATTTCatgaagatttagaatCTGGTTTAAGCTCCCGGAATTTTGATATCATAAGTAAAAATACAGATGATGGTAGATCTGGTTTAGATGATGAATCCAAAAAGGAAATCAAAAAGATAAtggaagaagaaaatttgaCTTTTGATAAAGctagattattatttactgAAAGAAAATTCAACGCCAATGGTATTGCAGCTGATGGAACACCATTAGACCCAAAAGCTGTAATTTTTGGCTAA